The sequence TCATGCGTGCGGTCGGCACAGGAATCCTGTTTGCATCGGCAACGCCTGACCACATCGGCAAGACGGTGGCCTATGTGTCGGTGAAGGTCACGCTCGACGCACTCGACGGAGACATCGTGTCGCGCGGCATCGGCACCTACCGCATCTACACCAAGTCACTGGTCAAAGCGGTCTGATCGGTGCTCGGCGGAGACCGCCCGGCAAAGCACTGCGGCTCAATGCAAATGATCATCGGGCGGCGGAAGGATTTTCAGCTCGCGGTTGATGCGTTCGATTTGGTCGGGCTGAAACTGCGTCGAATGCCTGTGGTCCATTTTCCCCAGCCCCCACCATTCTTCGACTACAAGAGTTCGTCGTCGTGTTCGCCAATGAACGGCGCGGGGCTTGGGCGATCAGTCACCGTCCGGCTGAACCTCGGTGCCGGTGAAGGTTGGAGCACGCCGTCTCGCTCAAAGAAAGTGCCGCGCGCACTGTTGTGTGGATGATGTGCAGCCTCTTCCAGAGTCAGCACCGGTGCAAAGCACACGTCGGTCCCTTCCAGCAACGCACACCAGTGCGCTCTCGGCTGGATGCGGAAGATGTCGGCGATCTGGCGTTTGAGCGTCGGCCAGACGGCCGGATCGCGTTGCCGTTGAAACTCGGGATCGTTGATGCCCAGCTTCTCCAGCAGCAACACATAGAATTGGGGTTCCAGTGATGCGATCGAGATCCATTTCCCGTCAGCGCACTCATAGGTGTCGTAGAAATGCGATCCGCCATCCAACAGATTGGCCTGCCGTTCATTCTTCCACATTCCCAGCGCTTTGAGGTCGCAGACGATGGAGGTCAGCAGCGCCGCGCCGTCGGTGATCGCAGCATCGACCACCTGACCACGGCCAGAGGTGCGCGCTTCAAGCAAAGCGCAAACGATGCCAAAGGCAAGCATCATGCCGCCGCCGCCCAGGTCGCCGACCATCGCCGGCGGCGCGACTGGCCCGCCGTCCGAGCGGCCAATCATGCTGAGCGCGCCCGACAGCGCGATGTAGTTGATGTCATGACCGGCGGCCTGCGCGAGCGGGCCGTCCTGGCCCCAGCCGGTCATGCGCCCGTAGACGAGTCGTGGGTGGCGTGCCAGCAGCACGTCTGGGCCCAAACCCAGCCGCTCCATCACGCCCGGGCGAAAACCTTCAATGATCGCGTCGGCCCCGTCGACAAGTGCCAGCACCCGCTGCACGTCTGCGGGCGACTTCAGGTCGACCGCCACCGAACGGCGACCGCGGTGCAACACGCTGCGCCGCCCACTGGCAAGGAAGGTGCCATCTCCGCGGTCTTTTCCCTTGTCGGCCTTGCGATCCAGGCGGATCACGTCGGCGCCCATGTCGGACAGCAACATTGCGCAGAACGGTCCGGGGCCAATGCCGCCGAACTCGATCACTTTCAAACCTTGCAAGGGACCACTCATTTGTTGTTGCTCCTCAAACCGAACTAAAACCACCAGCCAACCGACTGCTACCCCAACCAGCGCTTGCGTCGCTTGTAGTGCTTTACCTCGCGAAAGCTCTTGCGCACCCCCTCGCGGTCCAGGCCGAGATAAAACTCGCGCACATCCTCGTTGTCGCGGAGTTCCTGGGCCTGCCCCTCCAGCACGATGCGACCGCTCTCCATGACATAACCATAGTCGGCGATCTCCAGGGCGACGCGTGTGTTTTGCTCGACGATGAGCAGCGACAGCCCCTGCTCACGCAGGTGGCGCAGCACGCTGAAGACTTCCTCGACCATGCGCGGCGCCAGCCCGAGTGACGGCTCGTCGATCAGCATGAGTTTGGGCTCGGCCATGATTGCGCGCCCGATCACCAGCATCTGCTGCTCGCCGCCCGACAGATAGCCGGCCGTGCGTTTTCGCAGTTCGGCCAGGCGCGGAATCGCTTCGTACACGCTGTCCATCGCCTGGCGCATCGCCTGCGCCGATGGAAACATGTGGCCGCCGATGATGAGGTTTTGCTCGACCGTCATGTGCTGCAGCACGCGCCGCCCTTCCATCACATGAACCAGACCACCGCGCACCACGGTCGCCGGATCGTGCCCCTGAATCGGTCGGCCGTCGAAGGTGATCGACCCGCCCGAGACGCGGCCATCTTCCGAGTCAATGACGCCGGAGATGGCTTTCAGGGTGGTGCTCTTACCTGCGCCGTTGGCGCCCAGCAGCGCCACGCACCCGCCTTCGGGGACCTTCATCGACACGCCCTTGAGCGCCAGGATCACCTCGGCATACAACACCTCAACGTTGGATAGAGTCAGCACCGCCGGATCGGCAGCCGCATGGGGCGTGGTCCGTTGATCCGGTGCTGCAGCAATGGCTGAATTCACCATTTAGGCACCACTGGCACGTTCACATCGGCTGCAGCCCGAACGACCTTGCCGTCCTTCATGGTCGCGATGTTGACCTTGGCGGTGCCGGTGGGAAAGGGGGTGTCGTTGCTGAAGTCCACGCCTGGCAGTATGCCCATCAGGTCGTTGCTGGTGAACTGGCTGTTCATCAAGGTCTCGCGCACCGCTTCGCCAGTGACTTTGCCGGCACCCTTGGCCTTGATGGTGGCCTCAATCGCGCGCACTGCCACGACGCTTTGGCCCAGGCCCATGATGGTCATGGCATTCCAGCCCGATTTCAGGCCATGCTTTTCCTGCAACATGCTGTAGAACTTGCGTGCGGTCGTGTCGTCTTCGCTGGCATCGGCGATGGCGCCCACTTCGAAATCACCGGCAAAGCCATTCGGGTCGCCCAGTGCCTTAGATGATCCCACCACGCCGTTGTGCAGCGAGAGCATGATCGGGACGTTTTTGCCCAGCGCCTGCAGCGCACGTTTGGTGGCCACGGCCTGGGCGGTGTTGGTCTGGATCACGATCACATCGGTGCCAGCATTGACCAGGCGACGCACCGCCAGGGTCAGGTCGGCCGGTTGCACTTCGGTCCAGATCGCCTCGACGAAGGTGGCTTTGTCCGGGTTGGCCTTGGTGTAGCTTTGCAGGCCCTTGGCCATGTCGGCATAAGCGGGGGTGGCTTCGGAGGTGATGATCGCCACCTTGACAGGGCGCTTGCCATCGAGTTTGGTGGTGCGGAACCATTCCAGGAATCCGCCCGCCTCGTGGGCGTAGGTGGGGCGCAGGTTCAGGGCCCATTGGTTGGGTTTCCAGCCGAAGCCGTAGGTGGCGGTGGCCATGACCATGGGAATCTTGTCTTCCGGCAAGCGCTGCTGCAACGCGGCGGCATCCGGGCCACCGAGGCCGAGCAGGATCGCGGGTTTGACTTCGGCCTTGATGCCGGGCCACAGGCTGGCGGTTTGCGCCACGTCGTAGCGGGTGTCGAAGGTTTTGACGACGATCTGCACGTTGAGTTTGCTGCCGACTTCCTTGTTCCACCACTCGATCACTGCGAGTCGCCCGCCCTGCATCTGGGACATGACGTTGGCGTAGGGGCCGGCGAAGTCGGCAAAGGCGGCCACGTTGATCGTCGTCGATTGCGCATGGGCGGGCGCATTCAGCAGCAGACCAGAGGCCAGGGCGGCCGTGAGTTTGAGAAAGGTATTGCGTTGCATGCTTGTCTCCAATTGTGGTGGTGGTGAGGAAAAGGGGCGGGGGATTGCGACTCGCTGTGCCGGGCGGGCTCAGTGGTGAAACGGCCAGAGCCGGTAGTTGGTTTTCAGGATGTTCCAGCGGTGCATCAGGCCTTTCGGTTCAAGCAGCAGGAACAGCGTGATGATGAGGCCGAGAAACACATTCATGCTGGCGAAGATCAGGTCGCTGCTCAGGCTGGGGATGCGCTCGACCAGGTCGGGCCCGAGGCTGGTGATGGTTTCCTGCACACCACGGATGAGCACGGTGCCTATCAGTGCCCCGACGATCGAGCCGAGCCCGCCGACGATCATCATGGCAATGAACCAGATCGAGTTGAACAGCGTGAACTGATCGACCGAGACGAAGCGCACCTGGTAGGCCCACAGGGCACCACCGATGCCAGCGTAAAAAGCGCCGAGCACGAAGGCGCGCGACTTGGCGCCGGCCACGTCGACGCCCATCATGCCGGCGGCCACATCGTCGTCGCGCACGGCGACAAAGGCGCGCCCGTGGCGGCTGCGCAGGATACCGAAAGCGCCGATGACCATCACCATGGTGACGACAAGAAACAGGTAGTACAGCGAGCGGTCGGTGTTGAACAAAAATGTGCCCATCCGCGCCGGCTCCAGGCTGAAGCCATTCACGCCGCCGAGCCAGGCTGAAGGCAGATTCAGCACAATGAAGTGAAAGATGAACTGGGCCGCGATGGTGGTCAGCGCGAGGTAAAAGCCCTTGATGCGCGCCGCCGTCATGCCAAACAACCAGCCGGCCAGCGCCGCTACCAGGCCCGCCACCGGCACCGCCACCCAGAACGGCAGCCCGGCCTTGACCTCGACCACGCTGGCGGCGTAGGCGCCGACGCCCATGAAGGCGGCCTGGCCCAGGTTGATTTGCCCGGCGTAGCCGGTGGTGATCTGCAGCCCGACCACCACGATGGACGTGACCAGCATCAGGTTGGCTACGGCTACCAGACGCGCCGAGGCGAACCAGGGGAGGAACAGGAGAATTGCGATGAACAGTCCCAGGGTGACCCATTGGGCGCGCGTACGGATCAGCGCGCGGTCGCGCGCATAACTGGTGGAAAAAATGCCGGAGGGATCCATGGGTCAGACTCTTTCAATGCGTTTCCAGCCGAACATGCCGGTCGGACGAACCACCAGCACCACCAGCATGAAGATATAGGGGACGACGGCGGCGGCATTGCCGCCGATCAGCGGGTCGATGTAGGCGGCGGTCAGTCCCTGCACGACCCCGACGATAATGCCCGCCAGCAGCAGACCGCCGATGGACTCGAGCCCGGCCAGCAGGGCCACCGGCAGGGCGGC is a genomic window of Hydrogenophaga sp. RAC07 containing:
- a CDS encoding CaiB/BaiF CoA transferase family protein; translated protein: MSGPLQGLKVIEFGGIGPGPFCAMLLSDMGADVIRLDRKADKGKDRGDGTFLASGRRSVLHRGRRSVAVDLKSPADVQRVLALVDGADAIIEGFRPGVMERLGLGPDVLLARHPRLVYGRMTGWGQDGPLAQAAGHDINYIALSGALSMIGRSDGGPVAPPAMVGDLGGGGMMLAFGIVCALLEARTSGRGQVVDAAITDGAALLTSIVCDLKALGMWKNERQANLLDGGSHFYDTYECADGKWISIASLEPQFYVLLLEKLGINDPEFQRQRDPAVWPTLKRQIADIFRIQPRAHWCALLEGTDVCFAPVLTLEEAAHHPHNSARGTFFERDGVLQPSPAPRFSRTVTDRPSPAPFIGEHDDELL
- a CDS encoding ABC transporter ATP-binding protein; the protein is MVNSAIAAAPDQRTTPHAAADPAVLTLSNVEVLYAEVILALKGVSMKVPEGGCVALLGANGAGKSTTLKAISGVIDSEDGRVSGGSITFDGRPIQGHDPATVVRGGLVHVMEGRRVLQHMTVEQNLIIGGHMFPSAQAMRQAMDSVYEAIPRLAELRKRTAGYLSGGEQQMLVIGRAIMAEPKLMLIDEPSLGLAPRMVEEVFSVLRHLREQGLSLLIVEQNTRVALEIADYGYVMESGRIVLEGQAQELRDNEDVREFYLGLDREGVRKSFREVKHYKRRKRWLG
- a CDS encoding ABC transporter substrate-binding protein produces the protein MQRNTFLKLTAALASGLLLNAPAHAQSTTINVAAFADFAGPYANVMSQMQGGRLAVIEWWNKEVGSKLNVQIVVKTFDTRYDVAQTASLWPGIKAEVKPAILLGLGGPDAAALQQRLPEDKIPMVMATATYGFGWKPNQWALNLRPTYAHEAGGFLEWFRTTKLDGKRPVKVAIITSEATPAYADMAKGLQSYTKANPDKATFVEAIWTEVQPADLTLAVRRLVNAGTDVIVIQTNTAQAVATKRALQALGKNVPIMLSLHNGVVGSSKALGDPNGFAGDFEVGAIADASEDDTTARKFYSMLQEKHGLKSGWNAMTIMGLGQSVVAVRAIEATIKAKGAGKVTGEAVRETLMNSQFTSNDLMGILPGVDFSNDTPFPTGTAKVNIATMKDGKVVRAAADVNVPVVPKW
- a CDS encoding branched-chain amino acid ABC transporter permease — protein: MDPSGIFSTSYARDRALIRTRAQWVTLGLFIAILLFLPWFASARLVAVANLMLVTSIVVVGLQITTGYAGQINLGQAAFMGVGAYAASVVEVKAGLPFWVAVPVAGLVAALAGWLFGMTAARIKGFYLALTTIAAQFIFHFIVLNLPSAWLGGVNGFSLEPARMGTFLFNTDRSLYYLFLVVTMVMVIGAFGILRSRHGRAFVAVRDDDVAAGMMGVDVAGAKSRAFVLGAFYAGIGGALWAYQVRFVSVDQFTLFNSIWFIAMMIVGGLGSIVGALIGTVLIRGVQETITSLGPDLVERIPSLSSDLIFASMNVFLGLIITLFLLLEPKGLMHRWNILKTNYRLWPFHH